Proteins found in one Cinclus cinclus chromosome 8, bCinCin1.1, whole genome shotgun sequence genomic segment:
- the PTGS2 gene encoding prostaglandin G/H synthase 2: MYGRGRHLELPSQPRQPSPAMPLLPLALLAALLAAGRAANPCCSNPCQNRGVCMTAGPDRYECDCTRTGYYGQNCTTPEFFTWLRLAVKPSPNTVHYILTHFQGVWNIINNIPFLRDTIMRYVLTSRSHLIDSPPTYNTDYNYKTWEAYSNLSYYTRSLPPVGLDCPTPMGVKGKKELPDSKLIVEKFLLRRKFIPDPQGTNMMFTFFAQHFTHQFFKTDHKRGPAFTRALGHGVDLNHIYGETLERQLKLRLRKDGKLKYQMINGEMYPPTVRDTQAEMLYPPHVPEHLQFSVGQEVFGLVPGLMMYATIWLREHNRVCDVLKRQHPDWDDEQLFQTTRLILIGETIKIVIEDYVQHLSGYHFKLKFDPELLFNQRFQYQNRIAAEFNTLYHWHPLLPDTFHIHDQEYTFQQFLYNNSIMLEHGLSHMVKSFSKQSAGRVAGGKNVPAAVQKVAKASIDQSRQMRYQSLNEYRKRFMLKPFRSFEELTGEKEMAAELEELYGDIDAMELYPGLLVEKPRPGAIFGETMVEIGAPFSLKGLMGNAICSPEYWKPSTFGGKVGFDIVNTASLQKLICNNVKGCPFTAFHILPPEPTEATINVSTSKTAMEDINPTLLLKERSAEL; the protein is encoded by the exons ATGTACGGCAGGGGCCGGCACTTGGAGCTGCCGAGCCAGCCCCGCCAGCCCAGCCCCGCCATGCCGCTGctgcccctggccctgctggccgCGCTCCTGGCCGCCGGCCGCGCCG CCAACCCTTGCTGCTCGAACCCCTGCCAGAACAGAGGCGTCTGCATGACCGCTGGGCCGGATCGCTACGAGTGTGactgcaccaggacaggctACTACGGGCAGAACTGCACCACAC CGGAATTCTTCACATGGTTGAGGCTAGCAGTGAAACCATCACCAAACACTGTCCACTACATCCTCACCCACTTCCAAGGAGTCTGGAATATCATCAACAACATTCCCTTCTTACGGGACACTATTATGAGATACGTGCTAACGT CAAGATCACACTTGATTGACAGCCCACCAACTTACAATACTGACTACAATTACAAAACCTGGGAAGCTTATTCCAATCTTTCCTACTACACGAGAAGCCTTCCACCAGTAGGACTTGACTGCCCAACACCAATGGGTGTTAAAG GTAAGAAAGAGCTTCCAGATTCGAAGTTGATCGTGGAGAAGTTCTTGCTGAGGCGAAAGTTTATTCCCGACCCACAAGGCACAAACATGATGTTCACGTTCTTTGCCCAGCACTTCACCCACCAGTTCTTCAAGACAGACCACAAGAGGGGCCCTGCCTTCACCAGAGCGCTCGGCCACGGG GTTGACTTGAACCACATTTATGGAGAGACTCTGGAGAGACAACTTAAACTGAGGCTTCGAAAGGATGGAAAGCTAAAATACCAG ATGATCAATGGAGAAATGTACCCGCCGACGGTGCGGGACACACAGGCAGAGATGCTGTACCCACCCCACGTGCCTGAGCACCTGCAGTTCTCCGTGGGGCAGGAGGTGTTCGggctggtgccagggctgaTGATGTACGCCACGATCTGGCTGCGTGAGCACAACCGCGTCTGCGACGTGCTCAAGCGCCAGCACCCTGACTGGGACGACGAGCAGCTCTTCCAGACCACCCGGCTCATACTGATAG GAGAGACAATCAAGATCGTTATAGAGGACTATGTGCAGCACCTGAGTGGGTACCACTTCAAGCTGAAGTTTGACCCTGAGCTGCTCTTCAACCAGAGGTTCCAGTACCAGAACCGCATCGCAGCAGAGTTCAACACCCTGTACCACTGGCACCCATTGCTGCCCGACACCTTCCACATCCACGACCAGGAGTACACCTTCCAGCAGTTCCTCTACAACAACTCCATCATGCTGGAACATGGGCTCTCCCATATGGTCAAATCTTTCTCCAAGCAAAGTGCTGGCAGG GTTGCTGGTGGGAAGAACGTTCCTGCTGCAGTGCAGAAAGTAGCAAAGGCCTCCATTGACCAAAGCAGGCAGATGAGGTACCAGTCCTTGAACGAGTACAGGAAACGCTTCATGCTGAAACCATTCCGGTCCTTTGAAGAGCTTACAG gagaaaaggagatggCAGCGGAACTGGAGGAGCTGTATGGGGACATCGATGCCATGGAGCTGTACCCAGGCCTGCTGGTGGAGAAGCCCCGGCCCGGGGCCATCTTTGGCGAGACCATGGTGGAGATTGGGGCGCCCTTCTCCCTGAAGGGGCTGATGGGCAATGCCATCTGCTCCCCCGAGTACTGGAAGCCCAGCACCTTTGGGGGCAAGGTGGGCTTCGACATCGTCAACACGGCCTCCCTGCAGAAGCTCATCTGCAACAACGTGAAGGGCTGTCCCTTCACTGCCTTCCACATCCTGCCTCCCGAGCCTACCGAGGCCACAATTAATGTTAGTACCTCAAAAACTGCCATGGAAGATATCAACCCCACACTCCTGCTGAAAGAGCGCTCTGCCGAGCTGTAG